TGACCCAGACTTCGCACAACTCCGATCTGCGTAACGGCCCTGACGCCAACGGCCTGTTCGGTTCGTTCGGTGGCCGCTACGTCGCTGAAACCCTGATGCCGTTGATCCTCGATCTGGCCCGGGAATACGAAACGGCCAAAGATGATCCTGCATTCAAAGAAGAATTGGCCTACTTCCAGCGTGACTACGTCGGACGTCCGAGCCCGCTGTACTTCGCTGAGCGCCTGACCGAGTTTTGCGGCGGCGCCAAGATCTACCTCAAGCGCGAAGAGCTGAACCACACCGGCGCGCACAAGATCAACAATTGCATCGGCCAGATCCTGCTGGCGCGGCGCATGGGCAAAAAACGCATCATCGCCGAAACCGGCGCCGGCATGCACGGTGTGGCGACTGCCACCGTGGCTGCGCGCTTCGGTCTGGACTGTGTGATCTACATGGGCACCACTGACATCGAGCGTCAGCAGGCCAACGTATTCCGCATGAAGTTGCTGGGCGCCGAGGTGATCCCGGTGGTTGCCGGCACCGGCACCCTGAAAGATGCGATGAACGAAGCGCTGCGTGACTGGGTGACCAACGTCGACAGCACTTTCTACCTGATCGGCACCGTGGCCGGCCCGCACCCGTATCCGGCAATGGTTCGCGACTTCCAGGCCGTGATCGGCAAGGAAACCCGTGACCAGTTGCAAGCTCAGGAAGGTCGTCTGCCTGACAGCCTGGTGGCGTGCATCGGGGGTGGTTCCAACGCCATGGGCCTGTTCCACCCGTTCCTCGACGACAAAAGCGTTGAAATCATCGGCGTCGAAGCCGCCGGTTACGGTATCGAAACCGGTAAACACGCAGCCAGCCTCAACGGCGGTGTGCCGGGTGTGTTGCACGGCAACCGCACCTTCCTGTTGCAGGACGACGATGGCCAGATCATCGACGCCCACTCGATTTCCGCCGGTCTCGATTACCCGGGCATCGGCCCGGAACACGCCTGGTTGCATGACATCGGCCGCGTCCAGTACACCTCGGTGACCGACGACGAAGCCCTCGAGGCGTTCCACAAATGCTGCCGTCTGGAAGGGATCATTCCTGCACTGGAAAGCGCCCACGCTCTGGCTGAAGTGTTCAAACGCGCACCGAAACTGCCGAAGGATCACCTGATGGTGGTCAACCTGTCTGGCCGTGGCGACAAAGACATGCAGACCGTGATGCACCACATGGAACAGTCCAAGCAGGAGAAACACTGATGAGCCGCCTGCAAACCCGTTTTGCCGAACTCAAACAACAGAATCGTGCCGCGCTGGTGACCTTCGTCACCGCCGGTGATCCGGACTACGACACTTCGCTGGCGATCCTCAAGGGCTTGCCGAAGGCCGGTGCCGACGTGATTGAGCTGGGCATGCCGTTCACCGACCCGATGGCTGACGGCCCGGCGATTCAACTGGCCAACATCCGGGCGCTGGGCGCCAAGCAGAATCTGGCGAAAACCCTGCAAATGGTTCGCGAATTCCGCGAGGACAACAGCGACACCCCGCTGGTGCTGATGGGTTATTTCAACCCGATTCACAAGTTTGGCGTTGAGCGTTTCATCGCTGAAGCCAAAGACGCTGGCGTTGATGGCCTGATCGTCGTCGACATGCCGCCAGAGCACAACGAAGAGCTCTGCGACCCGGCCCAGGCTGCCGGTCTGGATTTCATTCGCCTGACCACGCCGACCACCGACGACGCACGTCTGCCAAAGGTGCTCAACGGCAGTTCCGGTTTTGTTTACTACGTATCAGTGGCCGGTGTGACCGGTGCCGGTGCGGCGACGCTGGAGCATGTCGAAGAGGCAGTGACCCGTCTGCGCCGCCATACCGATCTGCCTATCAGCATCGGCTTCGGCATCCGTACACCGGAGCAAGCGGCGTCCATCGCACGCTTGGCCGACGGTGTGGTGGTGGGTTCGGCTCTGATCGATCACATTGCCAACGCCACTACGCCGGATCAAGCCATCGACGGCGTGTTGAGCCTGTGCTCGGCGCTATCCGAAGGCGTGCGTAAGGCCCGCGTCAGCTGAAGGTAAAGTTCCTGATACAGAGGAATTAGCACCTCGCGACACAGACTAAATGAGCAAGATCGAGGGCTTCAGGACTACGTTCTGAAGCCCTTTTTGCTGTCAGTGCAGTGAGGAAAGACCGAATGAAAATGCCGAAACGTCTGATTGCCGGATTGGGTGTACTGATGATCAGCGCGACTCCGCTGCTGGCCAGTGCCGATCAGCGCGATGATCATGACCGCGGCGGCCCGCAACAGGGCCACTACGATAACCGTGGGGACAATCGCGGTGACGACCACCGTGGCCCGCAGAACGACCACCGTGGTGGTCCGCCACCGCGCGACTTCGGCCCGGTGCGCCAGACCATTCGCGACAATCACGGCTACTTCGTGCGCGGAGCACCGCCACCGCCGGGCATCCATCTTGAACGTGGCCGGCCATTGCCGCACGGTTATTACGGTGAGCGCCTGGATGGTCGTGCGTTAGGTCGTTTGCCGGTCTATCCGGGTTACGAATGGCGCCGGGCCGGGGGCGACATCGTGCTGATCGCGGTGGGTACCGGGATCGTTTATGAAATTCTGGATGGGGTTTTGTACTGATTCACAGCCTATAAAAAAGATCGCAGCCCAGGCTGCGATCTTTCGTTTCAGGGCAACTCCAGCCCGCCCGAGGCTTTGTGCAGTTTGCGCAAATGCTCGCCAATCTGTTTCACGTTGGTCTCACTGGCGGCAATCTCGGCAGCGCGCTTGGGCTCCAGTAGCTTACGCACCTCCGTGTCCAGATCGCCGGACAGTGCCAACAGCTTTTTCTGCCGTTGGCTGCTTTCCGCTTCCAGTCGGCTGAATTCGCTCGGTTGCGGCAAACCGTAACCCTTGGAATCAAGCAGTTCAGCTGGACGACTGAGGAAGCCGCTGTTGGCGAGGATTTCCTGCAAGGTCGCGTTGGCCTTGTCCATCCCGCCGTTTTCCAGCTCGCGTGCACCGAGGTAACGCTGCTTGACCTCATCCTGTGCCAGCAGCAACTGTCGGCGATAACTCGCTTGCTCGAGCAGCAACAGTGCAGCGCTAGTGCGCAGGTCGGCACGGTCGAACCATTCACGGCGTTGTTCGGCGGTCAACGAAAGCCATTCTTCAACAGTGTTCTGTTTGATCGGCAATTGCTTCTTCAATACGTCGAACATCGCCTGATAGCGATCGCGGAAGGAGTCGAATCGATAACCCAGACGCAGCGCCTCTTTCGGATCATCCAGCACGCTGGTATCAGCCAGCCCCCGGCCCTTGAGCACTTCCAGCAATCCGTTGGGCATGATGCTGTCCAGGCCGGTGAGCTGGGCGTTGTTGCTGCCGCTACGCAACAGTTTCAGGCCTTCCACCGCGCAGTTGTTGGACAGGAAGAAGTAGTTGCCGTCGTAGCTCCAATGCATCTCGGCGGCGTGTTCGACCACGCCTTCGATCTCGCTGCGTGACAGGTTCAGCGGCACCGAGGCGAGGCTGCGCAGTTCGGTCTTGGTGTATTCGTCGATCACTTGGGCCAACGGCAGGACGAACAGTCGCGACGGGTATTTTCCGACCAATCCGTCCCAACTCGACAACTGCACATCACCCACGAAGGCGCGATACGACAGCACCAGATGCTGATCCAGATCGAGCCGGCAATCCGGGCCGCGCGGCCGACCGGGTGCGCAGATCACCAGACGCAACATGCTGTGGCCCCAACGACTGACCCAGTTCTGATTGGCCTCGGCCAGCAAGTAATCTACGGCGTAGACACGTTCGGGATCGACTTGGCCCAACGGCTGTTTGGCGAAGTCGTTGCCGGCATTGAGGAAGGCGAACGTCTTGCTGCAAGTGTCCTTGGCTGACGGCGCCCAGCCGAAGTGCTCCTTGTAATACTGATACAGCGCCGGACGCCGGCAGGCGTAGCTCGGGTCGAGGAGGAAATACTCCATGTTGACCGCGACAAACTCTTTCGGGCTGGAGATCTCGTACAGATCCGGGCTACGGGCGATCTGCCGGTTGTGTTGCTCACGCTCGCCACGACGGCCGACGTATTGCTGCCAACCGGCGAGGTCGAGCAGACGCGGATCATCGCTGAGGGTAAAGCGGCGGCCGTTCTGGCCGCGGCATTCATCGGGGATGCCGATCAGCCCGGCGCTGTTGAAACGCCGGGTGCAACGCTGGATCAGCGTGCGTTCGGCACTCGGCCACAAACGCGCGCGGTCATAAATGTGGGTGATTTCGTGCAGCACCGTGGCGAGCAGTTCCTGACGCACAGTGCCGTGGGGGCGATTGGTTTTTTCTTTGGCCGCGCTGCCATCGGTGAGACTGGCGAGCAATTTGCGGTTCAGATCAAGTTCAGCGACCAGCGTGGCCTGGCCATAGGCATTGCCGGGCATATCATCGGTCCAGCCGACATCGATGCGCCGATCCAGCCGCTCGATGAAGCTCGGCGGCAATGCCTGCATGGCTTCATCGATCAGCGCCTGACTGGCCTGTTGTTGGGCGGGCGTCAGACCGTCGGTCTTGAGCCGTAATTGCAGGCCGGCGTGGGCGTTGTTGCCAAGCAGCAACAACGCCCCGGCCAGTAGCCAGGCGCCGAGTGACTTCACAGTGCGAGGATGGCTTCGGCGAGTACCTGATCACTGGCGTCACGCGCTTCCGGCACGCGTGTACGCAAGGTGTTG
The sequence above is drawn from the Pseudomonas sp. FP2196 genome and encodes:
- the trpB gene encoding tryptophan synthase subunit beta produces the protein MTQTSHNSDLRNGPDANGLFGSFGGRYVAETLMPLILDLAREYETAKDDPAFKEELAYFQRDYVGRPSPLYFAERLTEFCGGAKIYLKREELNHTGAHKINNCIGQILLARRMGKKRIIAETGAGMHGVATATVAARFGLDCVIYMGTTDIERQQANVFRMKLLGAEVIPVVAGTGTLKDAMNEALRDWVTNVDSTFYLIGTVAGPHPYPAMVRDFQAVIGKETRDQLQAQEGRLPDSLVACIGGGSNAMGLFHPFLDDKSVEIIGVEAAGYGIETGKHAASLNGGVPGVLHGNRTFLLQDDDGQIIDAHSISAGLDYPGIGPEHAWLHDIGRVQYTSVTDDEALEAFHKCCRLEGIIPALESAHALAEVFKRAPKLPKDHLMVVNLSGRGDKDMQTVMHHMEQSKQEKH
- the trpA gene encoding tryptophan synthase subunit alpha, coding for MSRLQTRFAELKQQNRAALVTFVTAGDPDYDTSLAILKGLPKAGADVIELGMPFTDPMADGPAIQLANIRALGAKQNLAKTLQMVREFREDNSDTPLVLMGYFNPIHKFGVERFIAEAKDAGVDGLIVVDMPPEHNEELCDPAQAAGLDFIRLTTPTTDDARLPKVLNGSSGFVYYVSVAGVTGAGAATLEHVEEAVTRLRRHTDLPISIGFGIRTPEQAASIARLADGVVVGSALIDHIANATTPDQAIDGVLSLCSALSEGVRKARVS
- a CDS encoding anti-virulence regulator CigR family protein, with translation MKMPKRLIAGLGVLMISATPLLASADQRDDHDRGGPQQGHYDNRGDNRGDDHRGPQNDHRGGPPPRDFGPVRQTIRDNHGYFVRGAPPPPGIHLERGRPLPHGYYGERLDGRALGRLPVYPGYEWRRAGGDIVLIAVGTGIVYEILDGVLY
- a CDS encoding DUF4105 domain-containing protein encodes the protein MKSLGAWLLAGALLLLGNNAHAGLQLRLKTDGLTPAQQQASQALIDEAMQALPPSFIERLDRRIDVGWTDDMPGNAYGQATLVAELDLNRKLLASLTDGSAAKEKTNRPHGTVRQELLATVLHEITHIYDRARLWPSAERTLIQRCTRRFNSAGLIGIPDECRGQNGRRFTLSDDPRLLDLAGWQQYVGRRGEREQHNRQIARSPDLYEISSPKEFVAVNMEYFLLDPSYACRRPALYQYYKEHFGWAPSAKDTCSKTFAFLNAGNDFAKQPLGQVDPERVYAVDYLLAEANQNWVSRWGHSMLRLVICAPGRPRGPDCRLDLDQHLVLSYRAFVGDVQLSSWDGLVGKYPSRLFVLPLAQVIDEYTKTELRSLASVPLNLSRSEIEGVVEHAAEMHWSYDGNYFFLSNNCAVEGLKLLRSGSNNAQLTGLDSIMPNGLLEVLKGRGLADTSVLDDPKEALRLGYRFDSFRDRYQAMFDVLKKQLPIKQNTVEEWLSLTAEQRREWFDRADLRTSAALLLLEQASYRRQLLLAQDEVKQRYLGARELENGGMDKANATLQEILANSGFLSRPAELLDSKGYGLPQPSEFSRLEAESSQRQKKLLALSGDLDTEVRKLLEPKRAAEIAASETNVKQIGEHLRKLHKASGGLELP